One stretch of Desulfobulbaceae bacterium DNA includes these proteins:
- a CDS encoding AAA family ATPase encodes MNQPVLTFFNNKGGVGKTSLIYHLAWMYASLRKRVVIVDLDPQANLTAAFLDEEKIEEIWGSQDIGSTIYQCVKPLTAVGDIAEPILQNIATDLYLIPGDVNLSGYEDALSNEWPNSMGDNNLYRPMRILSSFWQVMKMAAVKVQADIILVDIGPNLGAINRSVLIATDYVVIPLGADLFSLQGLKNLGPTLRSWKNLWQKRLGNWKDSAEISNHLTFQLPQGKMQAIGYLCQQHSVRLDRPVKAYDKWVNRIPNVYREAVLNQAQAATVKQNEDPYCLATIKHYRSLIPMAQEHRKPIFNLTSADGAIGSHANAVQDAKKDFKELAKKIAKGIGMQI; translated from the coding sequence ATGAATCAGCCGGTGTTGACATTTTTCAATAACAAGGGCGGTGTGGGAAAAACTTCTCTCATATATCATTTGGCTTGGATGTACGCCAGCCTTCGCAAACGGGTTGTGATTGTCGATCTTGATCCGCAGGCCAATCTGACCGCCGCGTTTTTGGACGAAGAGAAGATTGAAGAGATATGGGGCAGCCAGGATATCGGTTCAACAATATATCAGTGTGTCAAACCACTTACCGCTGTTGGCGATATTGCAGAGCCGATTCTGCAAAATATCGCCACAGATCTATATCTCATTCCAGGAGATGTCAACCTGTCCGGTTATGAAGATGCACTATCAAACGAGTGGCCCAACAGCATGGGAGATAATAATTTGTACCGCCCCATGCGCATCTTAAGTTCTTTTTGGCAAGTTATGAAAATGGCTGCCGTGAAAGTACAGGCAGATATTATTCTGGTTGATATTGGCCCGAATCTGGGAGCCATCAACCGATCTGTTCTCATAGCGACTGATTATGTAGTGATACCCCTCGGTGCAGATTTATTCTCCCTGCAAGGTTTAAAAAACCTTGGCCCTACCTTGAGAAGTTGGAAAAATCTGTGGCAAAAAAGGTTGGGAAACTGGAAGGATAGTGCGGAAATAAGCAACCATTTAACTTTCCAACTCCCACAGGGGAAGATGCAGGCCATCGGCTATCTCTGTCAGCAGCACAGCGTAAGGCTTGACCGGCCAGTAAAGGCCTATGACAAATGGGTCAACCGCATCCCGAACGTCTATCGGGAAGCAGTGCTTAACCAGGCACAGGCGGCAACTGTTAAACAAAATGAAGATCCATACTGCCTGGCCACGATCAAACATTATCGCAGTCTTATCCCAATGGCCCAAGAACACCGCAAACCAATTTTCAACCTGACTTCGGCTGACGGCGCCATTGGCAGTCATGCCAATGCGGTCCAGGATGCAAAAAAAGACTTTAAGGAACTTGCAAAAAAAATTGCGAAAGGAATAGGTATGCAGATATGA
- a CDS encoding ABC transporter ATP-binding protein, whose translation MSLIQLENVFKTYNQGLANEVTALHDITLSFEENSVSCLKGASGSGKSTLLSIIGCVFPPTKGRAVISGKQLSRLPDRFLTLHRRQTIGFIFQQFNILPDLKVIENVELPLLPLGVPPKKRNEKAMQLLELLNISHRANFTARQISGGELQRVAIARALVNDPPVILADEPTAHLDRQLSYKFMEIMGDLKKIGKTVILTSHDPLVYEHPLIDSTIVVEDGRLHVT comes from the coding sequence ATGTCTTTAATTCAACTTGAAAACGTTTTTAAAACATACAACCAGGGCTTAGCTAACGAAGTCACGGCCTTACACGATATCACTTTAAGTTTTGAAGAAAACTCTGTGAGTTGCCTGAAAGGGGCCAGTGGCTCGGGAAAGAGCACTCTTTTGTCAATTATTGGTTGTGTGTTTCCGCCAACGAAGGGACGAGCTGTTATCTCTGGCAAACAACTTTCGCGGTTACCGGATCGATTTTTAACCTTGCATCGACGTCAAACAATTGGCTTTATATTTCAGCAGTTTAATATCCTTCCTGACTTGAAAGTGATAGAAAATGTTGAACTCCCCCTTCTTCCACTTGGTGTTCCTCCCAAAAAAAGAAATGAAAAAGCAATGCAGCTTTTAGAGCTTTTGAATATCTCTCACCGTGCTAATTTCACGGCACGACAGATATCTGGAGGGGAGTTGCAGCGTGTTGCTATTGCTCGAGCCTTAGTTAATGATCCTCCTGTTATTCTGGCAGATGAACCTACTGCACATTTAGATCGCCAATTAAGTTATAAGTTTATGGAGATCATGGGAGACTTAAAAAAGATAGGTAAAACAGTTATTTTAACCTCACATGACCCATTAGTGTACGAACATCCCTTAATTGATTCTACTATTGTTGTTGAAGACGGGCGTCTACATGTTACTTAG